A window of the Brassica napus cultivar Da-Ae chromosome C5, Da-Ae, whole genome shotgun sequence genome harbors these coding sequences:
- the LOC106401029 gene encoding omega-hydroxypalmitate O-feruloyl transferase gives MDSCIQELKFSHLHIPVTINSNFLVHPSSPTPADQSPHHSLYLSNLDDTVGARVLTPSVYFYRSSNDQTKTRECLVLKWLQDALGEVLVPYYPFSGRLREVENGKLEVFFGAEQGALMVSASSSMALDDLGDLTVPNPAWLPLIFQYPKEEAYKILEMPLLIAQVTFFTCGGFSLGIRLCHCICDGFGAMQFLASWAATAKNGRLIADPEPVWDREVFKPRNPPMVKYTHDEYLAVEERSNLTNSLWETKPLQKCYRINKEFQRRIKSIAQGQDSSLMCSSFDAMAAHIWKSWVKALDVKPLEYNLRLTFSVNVRTRLEALKLREGFYGNVVCLACATSSVNNVMNDSLSKTTRLVQEARVRVTEDYLRSMVDYVEVKRPKRLEFGGKLMITQWTRFEMYETADFGWGKPVYAGPIDLRPTPQVCVLLPQGGVESGGDQSMVVCLCLPPAAVHKFTRLLSLND, from the coding sequence atgGATTCCTGCATTCAAGAACTTAAGTTCTCTCATCTCCATATCCCAGTCACCATCAACAGCAATTTTCTTGTACATCCATCAAGTCCAACACCTGCAGATCAGTCTCCTCACCATAGTCTCTATCTATCAAACCTGGATGATACGGTCGGAGCGCGTGTCCTCACTCCCTCCGTTTATTTCTACCGTTCAAGCAATGACCAAACCAAAACTCGAGAGTGTTTGGTACTTAAATGGCTTCAAGATGCTCTTGGCGAGGTTCTTGTTCCGTATTATCCATTCTCCGGTAGGTTAAGGGAAGTGGAAAACGGGAAACTAGAAGTTTTCTTCGGCGCAGAGCAAGGTGCGTTGATGGTGTCAGCGAGTTCTTCAATGGCCTTAGATGATCTTGGAGATCTCACAGTGCCAAATCCAGCTTGGCTACCGTTAATCTTTCAGTATCCTAAAGAAGAAGCTTACAAAATACTTGAGATGCCGTTACTTATAGCTCAAGTAACGTTCTTCACATGTGGTGGGTTTAGCCTTGGGATTAGACTCTGCCATTGCATCTGCGATGGTTTTGGAGCTATGCAGTTTCTTGCCTCGTGGGCTGCTACTGCCAAAAACGGGAGACTGATTGCAGATCCTGAGCCGGTTTGGGATAGAGAAGTTTTTAAACCAAGGAACCCTCCAATGGTGAAGTACACACATGATGAGTACCTTGCAGTTGAAGAAAGATCGAATCTGACTAACTCTCTGTGGGAAACGAAGCCATTGCAGAAATGTTACAGGATAAACAAGGAGTTTCAGCGTCGGATTAAAAGCATTGCTCAAGGACAAGACTCGAGCCTAATGTGCAGCTCATTTGATGCAATGGCTGCACATATATGGAAATCATGGGTCAAAGCACTTGATGTGAAGCCATTAGAATACAATCTCAGGCTCACTTTTTCAGTCAACGTGAGAACAAGACTCGAAGCTCTCAAGCTGAGAGAAGGGTTCTACGGCAACGTGGTGTGTTTGGCTTGCGCTACGAGCAGTGTCAACAATGTTATGAACGATTCTCTTTCCAAGACGACGAGGCTGGTTCAAGAGGCGAGGGTTAGGGTTACAGAGGATTACTTGCGTTCTATGGTGGACTACGTGGAGGTGAAACGGCCAAAGAGGTTAGAGTTCGGAGGGAAGCTAATGATAACGCAATGGACACGGTTTGAGATGTATGAGACAGCGGATTTTGGATGGGGTAAACCGGTTTACGCAGGACCAATAGACTTGAGGCCTACGCCACAGGTTTGTGTATTGTTACCTCAAGGAGGAGTCGAGTCTGGTGGTGATCAGAGCATGGTGGTTTGCCTCTGTTTGCCTCCTGCTGCTGTTCATAAATTCACTCGGCTTCTATCTTTAAATGATTGA
- the LOC106401422 gene encoding putative E3 ubiquitin-protein ligase RF4 codes for MVKKQEEMNVCGLSGGDKVGVSSPHQEKGRNNKRKLADPSQDKEASLTEFPRYEDQLKVEESDTIEWDDPFACRLEELLSSNLLALYLNAMKQVIDCGYTDDDVLKAISGSRLYCGGSDLVSNIVSNALNVLKNGGEGGDGGSRDYVFEDLQQLVGYTLVEMISLVKEVRPSLSTVEAMWRLLMCDLNVLQAFEIESSDSPGFSLSEASESLASESNNPPNSGGPDNQKPQQTNAQSDQSEPLKFGNFPNYKNTHSTGTTSGKGVASGSTVSGAGVKSTSFTLVSDEKVVSSRKGRTKKEIPMLRQKSCVEKIRTYSKGSGSYKAAKFASVGSFLLEKRAKSSSELLARNCSSKMTTEIGVKVSLEETSCFVRKKSSKSESPVVVVDGQGYITALPAIAATKASKKKSGSEPIKLVPSASEKKSGSQPAKLVPSASEKKSGSQPVKLVPSASEKKSVSSVKSVSSVPIASGKKSCSESEEKASVSEKLAPDYYAGIPYDASLGIYIPRDKKDELILKLVPRVDDLQNELQVWTDWANQKVKEATGRLLKDQPELKALRKERELAKQHKKEKQLMEENTMKRLSEMEIAVKNATSQFEKANNTARRLEVEQSSLKKEMEAAKMRAAESAESYREAKERGQRSFKDSQSWEGQKAMLQEELKVQRDKVTVMQKEVNKAKNRQNQIEVTLKQEKTAKGKLTAQACAIKKERKKLEALGKAEEERIKAKAEADMKYYIDNIKRLERDITELKLKSEYSRIMALKKGGGGNEPKPRKRENHGVAKVKRERECVMCLSEEMSVIFLPCAHQVLCFTCNQLHEKEGMKDCPSCRGTIQRRIQARFACTG; via the exons ATGGTTAAAAAGCAAGAAGAAATGAATGTTTGTGGTCTCAGTGGTGGTGACAAAGTAGGAGTGTCATCACCACACCAGGAGAAAGGAAGGAACAACAAGAGAAAGCTAGCTGATCCTTCTCAAGATAAGGAGGCCTCTCTCACTGAGTTCCCTCGTTATGAGGATCAGCTCAAAGTTGAAGAGTCTGATACTATAGAATGGGATGACCCGTTTGCGTGCCGTCTTGAAGAGCTGCTGTCATCGAATCTGCTCGCGCTTTACCTCAACGCGATGAAGCAGGTTATTGATTGCGGATACACCGATGATGATGTGCTGAAAGCTATCTCGGGGAGTAGGCTCTACTGTGGAGGGAGTGATCTTGTGTCGAACATTGTCAGTAACGCCTTGAATGTTCTCAAGAACGGAGGCGAAGGTGGTGACGGTGGTTCGAGGGATTATGTTTTTGAGGATTTACAGCAGCTTGTTGGGTATACGTTGGTGGAGATGATAAGTCTTGTTAAGGAAGTTAGGCCGTCGCTCTCGACAGTTGAAGCCATGTGGCGGCTTTTGATGTGCGACTTGAATGTCTTGCAAGCGTTTGAAATTGAGTCATCTGATTCTCCTGGTTTCAGTTTGAGTGAAGCATCTGAGTCTCTTGCTTCTGAGTCTAATAATCCTCCGAACTCGGGTGGTCCAGATAATCAAAAGCCTCAACAAACCAATGCGCAAAGTGATCAGAGTGAGCCACTCAAGTTCGGAAACTTCCCTAACTACAAGAATACTCATTCTACTGGAACAACGTCAGGAAAAGGAGTAGCTTCAGGTAGCACTGTTTCTGGTGCAGGCGTTAAGAGTACATCTTTTACTCTTGTCTCTGATGAAAAAGTAGTGTCTTCTCGAAAAGGCCGCACTAAGAAAGAAATACCCATGCTTCGTCAGAAATCGTGTGTGGAGAAGATTAGGACTTACAGCAAAGGCAGTGGCAGCTATAAGGCGGCAAAGTTTGCATCAGTCGGCAGTTTCCTTCTAGAGAAGAGAGCCAAATCATCTTCTGAATTGTTGGCCAGAAATTGCTCATCAAAGATGACAACAGAGATTGGGGTGAAAGTTTCATTAGAGGAAACCAGCTGTTTCGTACGTAAGAAGAGTAGTAAGTCAGAATCACCTGTGGTAGTGGTCGACGGACAGGGATATATAACCGCCTTACCTGCAATTGCTGCAACTAAAGCATCCAAAAAGAAGTCTGGTTCTGAGCCTATAAAGCTGGTACCTTCAGCTTCAGAAAAGAAGTCTGGTTCTCAGCCTGCAAAGCTGGTACCCTCAGCTTCGGAAAAGAAGTCTGGTTCTCAGCCTGTAAAGCTGGTACCTTCAGCTTCAGAAAAGAAGTCTGTTTCTTCTGTTAAGTCTGTTTCTTCTGTACCTATAGCTTCAGGGAAGAAGTCTTGTTCTGAGTCTGAAGAAAAGGCTTCTGTGTCTGAAAAGTTAGCACCAGATTACTACGCTGGTATACCGTATGATGCATCTCTGGGTATATATATTCCCCGGGATAAAAAGGATGAGTTGATTCTAAAGCTAGTTCCTCGAGTGGATGACCTGCAGAATGAACTGCAAGTGTGGACGGACTGGGCTAATCAGAAAGTAAAAGAAGCAACTGGTAGACTTCTCAAGGATCAGCCAGAGCTCAAGGCATTAAGGAAAGAGCGAGAACTGGCAAAACAGCATAAGAAAGAGAAGCAGTTAATGGAGGAAAACACTATGAAGAGGCTGTCTGAGATGGAGATTGCGGTGAAAAATGCGACCAGCCAGTTTGAAAAAGCTAACAATACTGCACGCAGGCTCGAGGTAGAACAATCTTCActgaagaaagagatggaagcTGCTAAGATGAGAGCTGCTGAGTCTGCTGAGAGTTATAGAGAAGCAAAAGAGAGAGGGCAAAGATCGTTTAAGGATAGTCAGTCGTGGGAAGGGCAGAAGGCTATGTTGCAGGAAGAGCTCAAGGTTCAAAGAGACAAGGTGACAGTGATGCAAAAAGAAGTCAACAAAGCGAAAAATCGCCAGAATCAAATTGAG GTTACTTTGAAACAAGAAAAGACGGCCAAAGGGAAACTCACTGCCCAGGCTTGTgcaataaagaaagaaagaaagaaactcgAAGCACTTGGAAAAGCAGAAGAAGAGCGGATCAAAGCGAAAGCGGAAGCAGACATGAAATACTACATAGATAACATCAAAAGACTTGAGAGAGATATCACAGAGCTGAAGCTTAAATCAGAGTACTCGAGAATAATGGCGCTGAAGAAAGGAGGCGGCGGAAACGAGCCAAAGCCAAGGAAAAGAGAGAATCATGGTGTGGCAAAGgtgaagagagaaagagaatgcGTGATGTGTTTGTCAGAAGAGATGAGTGTGATCTTCTTGCCGTGTGCGCACCAAGTTCTTTGCTTCACATGCAATCAGCTTCATGAGAAAGAAGGAATGAAGGACTGCCCGTCTTGTCGTGGGACGATCCAGAGGAGGATTCAAGCTCGCTTCGCTTGCACAGGTTAA
- the LOC106401028 gene encoding autophagy-related protein 18g, producing MMKKGKGRNSSGLLPSSFKIISSCLKTVSANATNVASSVRSAGASVAASISAAEDDKDQVTWAGFGVLELSQHITRHVLLLGYQNGFQVFDVEDASNFNELVSKRGGPVSFLQMQPLPARSGDHEGFGNSHPLLLVVAGDDAAGMGSGQSFSHNGSLARVDSFGDATSYPTTVRFYSLRSHSYVYVLRFRSSVCMIRCSSRVVAVGLATQIYCFDALTLENKFSVLTYPVPQPVRQGTTRVNVGYGPMAVGPRWLAYASNSAITMKTGRLSPQSFVSSPSVSPSRAAGGSSVMARYAMESSKQLANGLLNLGDMGYKTLSKYYQDMLPDGSNSPASPNSIWKVGGVSGLDAENAGMVAVKDLVSGAVVSQFKAHTSPVSALCFDPSGTLLVTASVCGNNINVFQIMPSRSHSAPGDLSYECDTSHVHLFKLHRGITSAIVQDICFSRHSQWVAIISSKGTCHIFVLNPSGSDAGLLPLNYEGEEPARLSASTFPWWNTQTLAVNHPSSSPPQAVALSVVSRIKYSSFGWLNTVSNAATAATGKVFVPSGAVAAVFHKSVTHDLQQNSRTNSLEHILVYTPSGHVVQHELLPSVCAGSPESGSRVQTASHAQVQEDDLRVKVEPIQWWDVCRRSDWLETEERLPKSVTEKQYHLDTGSSNLPVHEDACLSLDINGNFGEDKTSSEKAPERSHCYLSNFEVKLTSGILPVWQNSKISFHVMDSPKDNTGGEFEIEIVPAHELEIKQKKLMPVFDHFHSTKATPEERFSMKCYHTSPLGSYQANGKICQDIINCHSKPGSAGSSEESSSKRMDNFHDSDHMNNSFKSSSNLYPTTNGFYKEIEKENTNGFVEKPVTAEFYTLEETRMEKHITNGFTTQPVQTDITVNEQMLSTEESPMNFGFSLREEHCKAVADPKEEHLMKSAEVTNGHHLNVNNSTEKPQGDEMVCGMVSFVGD from the exons atgatgaagaaaggGAAAGGGAGGAATAGTAGTGGATTGTTACCTTCTTCCTTTAAGATCATTTCTTCTTGCCTTAAAACTGTATCTGCCAACGCCACCAACGTTGCCTCCTCCGTTCGTTCCGCCGGAGCATCCGTCGCCGCTTCAATCTCCGCTGCAGAAGATGACAAGGATCAG GTGACATGGGCTGGCTTTGGCGTTCTCGAGCTGAGTCAACATATCACCAGACATGTTCTCTTACTCGGTTATCAGAATGGATTTCAAGTCTTTGATGTTGAGGATGCCTCTAACTTTAATGAACTGGTCTCCAAACGCGGTGGCCCAGTTTCGTTCTTACAGATGCAGCCATTACCTGCAAGGTCTGGTGATCATGAGGGTTTTGGGAACTCGCATCCGCTTTTGCTGGTTGTTGCTGGGGATGACGCAGCTGGCATGGGTTCGGGTCAAAGCTTTTCGCATAATGGTTCATTAGCGAGAGTAGACTCTTTCGGTGATGCCACAAGTTATCCAACCACTGTTCGCTTTTACTCCCTCAGGTCTCACAGTTATGTATATGTGCTGAGATTTCGATCATCTGTTTGCATGATTAGATGCAGCTCCCGAGTTGTAGCTGTTGGCCTTGCAACTCAA ATATATTGCTTTGACGCACTTACTCTGGAAAATAAGTTCAGTGTTCTCACTTATCCTGTTCCTCAGCCAGTGAGACAAGGGACAACTAGGGTTAATGTTGGCTATGGTCCGATGGCTGTAGGTCCAAGGTGGCTTGCATATGCTTCCAACAGTGCCATAACCATGAAAACAGGGCGCCTAAGCCCACAGAGCTTTGTTTCTTCACCCAGTGTCAGTCCAAGTAGAGCTGCAGGTGGAAGTAGCGTGATGGCCCGTTATGCAATGGAGTCTAGCAAGCAGTTAGCCAATGGACTACTCAACTTGGGGGACATGGGATATAAAACATTGTCAAAATACTACCAAGATATGCTCCCTGATGGATCTAATTCTCCAGCGTCGCCAAATTCAATCTGGAAAGTTGGTGGGGTTTCTGGATTGGATGCAGAGAATGCTGGAATG GTTGCTGTCAAAGATCTTGTTTCCGGAGCTGTAGTATCACAGTTCAAGGCTCATACAAGTCCTGTCTCAGCCCTTTGTTTTGATCCTAGTGGAACCCTATTGGTTACTGCTTCTGTGTGTGGGAACAATATCAATGTCTTTCAGATCATGCCATCTCGTTCGCATAGTGCACCTGGTGACCTAAGCTATGAGTGCGACACTTCTCATGTGCATCTCTTCAAGCTGCATAGAGGGATCACTTCGGCC ATTGTCCAGGACATTTGCTTTAGTCGTCACAGTCAGTGGGTGGCTATTATTTCATCCAAGGGTACTTGCCACATTTTCGTTTTAAACCCCTCTGGCAGCGATGCTGGGTTGCTACCTTTAAATTATGAGGGTGAAGAACCTGCCCGACTTTCAGCTTCAACTTTTCCATGGTGGAATACGCAAACTTTGGCAGTTAATCATCCGTCTTCATCGCCACCACAAGCTGTAGCCCTTTCTGTAGTGAGCAGAATAAAATACAGCAGTTTTGGGTGGCTTAACACAGTAAGCAATGCTGCCACTGCTGCAACTGGAAAAGTTTTTGTACCATCGGGTGCCGTGGCTGCTGTTTTTCACAAGTCTGTTACTCATGACCTTCAACAGAACTCGCGGACTAACTCATTGGAGCATATCTTAGTATATACTCCATCAGGCCATGTGGTGCAGCATGAACTTCTGCCATCTGTTTGCGCAGGATCACCTGAAAGTGGTTCGAGAGTGCAAACCGCATCACATGCTCAAGTTCAGGAGGATGACTTGAGGGTCAAAGTTGAGCCTATCCAGTGGTGGGATGTATGTAGAAGGTCTGACTGGCTGGAAACAGAGGAACGACTTCCCAAAAGTGTCACTGAAAAGCAATACCATTTGGATACAGGGTCGAGTAACTTACCAGTCCATGAGGATGCATGCCTTTCCCTTGACATCAATGGCAACTTTGGTGAAGATAAAACTAGTTCTGAGAAGGCCCCTGAAAGATCCCACTGCTATCTTTCTAACTTTGAAGTAAAGCTTACCTCAGGGATACTACCAGTGTGGCAAAATTCGAag ATCTCTTTTCACGTGATGGACTCTCCAAAAGATAATACTGGTGGAGAGTTTGAGATAGAAATCGTTCCAGCCCATGAACTtgaaataaaacagaaaaaactCATGCCAGTTTTTGATCATTTCCACAGCACCAAAGCTACGCCGGAGGAGAG GTTTTCCATGAAATGTTATCACACATCGCCGTTGGGATCTTACCAAGCCAATGGAAAGATTTGCCAAGATATAATCAACTGTCACTCGAAGCCAGGATCTGCTGGAAGTTCTGAAGAGA GTTCATCTAAACGGATGGATAATTTCCATGATTCGGATCACATGAACAACTCATTCAAGTCTTCTTCAAATCTTTACCCAACAACAAATGGGTTCTACAAGGAAATAGAGAAGGAGAACACAAATGGGTTTGTTGAGAAACCTGTAACAGCCGAATTCTACACGCTAGAAGAAACCCGGATGGAGAAGCACATCACAAATGGCTTCACCACACAACCTGTTCAGACAGATATCACTGTCAATGAACAGATGCTCTCTACAGAAGAATCTCCTATGAACTTTGGTTTTTCTCTGCGTGAAGAACATTGCAAAGCAGTAGCAGATCCAAAAGAAGAACACCTGATGAAGTCAGCTGAAGTTACAAATGGTCATCATCTAAACGTCAACAACAGCACAGAGAAACCACAAGGAGATGAGATGGTATGTGGTATGGTCTCCTTTGTAGGCGATTGA
- the LOC106398154 gene encoding 1-aminocyclopropane-1-carboxylate oxidase homolog 5-like: MDSCFDVAGSMMEFSKHMKALGELLFELLSEALGQNSSHLKDIDCAKSQVMFCQYYPPCPQPDLTLGLSKHTDFSYLTVLLQDNIGGLQVLHDQTWIDVPPVPRALVANMGDLLQLITNDKFISAEHRVVWIFCTAYFSTMFLQHIHEG; the protein is encoded by the exons ATGGATAGTTGTTTTGATGTGGCAGGGAGTATGATGGAGTTCTCAAAACACATGAAGGCCTTAGGTGAACTTCTCTTTGAGCTTCTATCAGAGGCTTTGGGGCAAAACTCAAGTCACCTCAAGGACATTGATTGCGCCAAGTCTCAAGTCATGTTCTGCCAATACTACCCACCTTGCCCTCAGCCTGACCTAACTTTAGGCTTAAGCAAGCACACCGATTTTTCGTATCTCACAGTCCTACTTCAGGACAATATTGGAGGGCTTCAAGTTCTCCATGACCAAACCTGGATTGATGTCCCTCCTGTCCCTAGAGCTCTTGTCGCTAACATGGGAGATCTTCTCCAG CTTATAACCAATGACAAGTTCATAAGCGCGGAGCATAGAGTGGTATGGATCTTCTGTACCGCGTATTTCAGCACCATGTTTCTTCAGCACATTCATGAAGGCTAA